A window of Halalkalicoccus subterraneus contains these coding sequences:
- a CDS encoding Rrf2 family transcriptional regulator — protein sequence MSSIELTPSQKTILTALINLHRGGEDAVKGEDIAEEVDRNPGTIRNQMQSLKALQLVEGVPGPKGGYKP from the coding sequence ATGTCATCGATCGAACTCACTCCGAGTCAGAAAACCATACTCACCGCGCTGATCAACCTCCACCGGGGAGGCGAGGACGCAGTCAAGGGTGAGGACATCGCCGAGGAAGTGGATCGCAATCCTGGGACCATCCGCAACCAGATGCAGAGCCTGAAAGCCCTGCAACTGGTCGAGGGTGTTCCCGGGCCGAAGGGTGGCTACAAGCCC